The Nicotiana sylvestris chromosome 6, ASM39365v2, whole genome shotgun sequence genomic sequence atatcaataaatacaaaatgaatcaattctaatgcatgacaatagattttctaaagtttttcccaaaaagtcaaaaatcgaccccgggcccacatggtcaaaacccgaggtttgaaccaaaaaccgattacccattcactcacaaatccaaatatataatttgttttgaaatcagacctcaaatcaaggtccaaatccccaaaatttgaaaagccTAAGTTCTacacaaaacacccaatttcccccatgaaaatccttgattttgggttgaaatcatgtgaaaagatgttaaagattaaaaaaaacgagttagaaatgacttagaatcgatttggaagagtaattgttttgaaaaatcgcccaaagctgtTTTTGGTTTAagagggtttgaaaaatgagaaaatttCGGCTAAGTCATGATTTAGAAGGTcgctgatgtcgcaattgcgaccaaggttcgcaattgcaaaccccttCAAGACCtgctatcttcgcatttgcgattaatgttcgcaattgtgaactcacatttgcgaagggatagtcgcatttgcgacgactggggATTTCTGtggttttcgcatttgcgaagaaatgctcgcaattgcgagcaaggCTGGCCAGGGTttactttgcatttgcgaagagccCCCGCAATTCCCAAGTTCAcagacctcgcatttgcgataacctgatctcgcaattgcgagatcagaggcttgCACCAGACCTGCAACCTGCAACTATTTTCTCTAAGTCTAAATgtactccgtggcctatccaaaactcatccgagccctcggggttcccaaccaaacatgcacgcaatcctaaaatcatcatacgagtgcttgtgcgatcaaataatcaaaataacatgtttcaactatgaattaaacctcaaattcatgaaatcattcaagaacatcaaaatttccaatttctgaACTTTAGGttcgttttataccaaaccaactccgatcTTTATCAAATCTTATAGATTtatcttaattattatttcaaacttgtaacGGGCTCtgaaaccaagatacgggcccgataccatcaagaaaatgcatcaattCGCTTCTAAAACCctttatattttcagaaaataatttttttcaaaaattcatttctcgggcttgggacctcggaattcgatttcgggcacatgcccaagtcccaaattttactacagaccctatgagaccgtcggatcacaggcccgggtccgtttaccaagaatgttgaccaaagtcagctttattcaattttaaaaacaaatttcgttatttcacttagttttcacataaaagtttTCCGGAagcgcgcccggactgtgcacgcaaatcgaggtgagacataGAATTTACTTGCAAAAAAAGAGATGAgcttttaggtcatcacattctccacctctaaaacaaccgtttgtcctcgaacggacatagaaaagaagtacctgagtcgaagaaaagatggggatatcagctctgcatatcagactcggactcccaggtcgctgcctcaacaggatgacctctccactaatcagaacagaaggaaaactcttcgatctcaactgacgaacctaccgatctagaatagctatcggctcctcctcataggtcaagtccttgtccgaCTGGACAatgttgaaatctaacacgtgggatggatcgccgtgatacttcctaagcatggacacatgaaacactagatgcacgactgataagctcggcagcaacgcaagtctgtaagccacctctcccactcgatcaagaatatcaaaaggaccaatgaatctagggctaagcttgcccctcttcccaaatctcatcacgcccttcataggcgacacccgaagaaacacccgctcgccgaccatgaatgccacatcacgagtcttacggtcggcataactctttttcctggacggagctgtacgaagcctatcctaaatgatattgaccttgtccaaggcatcctgtactagatccgtacccaaaaccaagcctctcccagctcaaaccatccaatcgacgaccgacaccgcctaccatataaagcctcatatggagccatctggatgctcgactggtagctgttgttgtaggcaaactccgctaaaggcaagaactgatcccacgagcctccaaaagtcaatgacacaagctcggagcaaaTCCTCcgaaatctgaatagtgcactcggactacccgtccgtctgaggatgaaatgctgtactcaacttgacccgtgtgcccaactcacgctaaaCTACTCTTAAGAAACGTGAGgtaactacgtacctcggtcagaaatgatagacacggacacaccatgaagacgaacaatctcctggatatagatcttagctaacctctcggaagaataggagactgtcacaggaatgaaatgtgctgacttggtcggcctatcaataataacccacactgcatcgaacttcttccgagtctgtgggagtccaacaacgaaatccatagtgatccgctcccaattccactcaagaatctcaatcctctaaaacaaaccaccaggtttctgatgctcgtactttacctgctgacaattcaaacatcgaaccacatatgcaacaatatccttcttcatgcttctccaccaataatgctggcgcaaatcctgatacatcttagcggcgcccggatgaatagagtaccgggaactatgggcctcctctaaaatcaactctcgaagcccatcagcacacaaactcgaccctgcagcctcaaaactccatcatctcctaacgtaacctgcttggcaccaccgagctgcaccgtgtccctaaggacacacaaatgaggatcatcatattgttgatctcggatatgctccaataaagaagaacgagcgactgtgcaagccaacacatggctgggctcagaaacatccaatctcacgaactgattggccaaagcctgaacatccaaagcaagcggtctctcaccgacagGAATATACGCGatactgcccatactggctgacttcctactcaaatcatcggccaccacattggcctttcccggatggtataagatggtgatatcatagtcttttaatagttccaaccaccttctctgcctcaaatttagctccttttacttgaacaaatattgtagactcttgtgatccgtgaacacctcacatgacacaccgTATAGATAAtgactccaaatcttcaacgcgtgaacaatgactgctaactccaaatcatgaactgtatagttcttctcatgaatcttcaactgtcgcaaagcattagcaatgaccttgccatcctgcatcaacaccgcaccaagtccaatacgagatgcatcacaataaactgtatatggccctgaacttgtaggcaaaaccaacactggcgccgtagtcaaaactgtcttgagcttctgaaagctcgccccACACtagtccgaccacctgaactgggcacccttatgggtcaacctggtcatcggggctgcaatagatgaaaacccctccacaaactgatggtaatagcctgccaaacccaaaaaactccggatctctgtagttgatacgtgtctaggccagttcttgactgcctttatcttcttcggatccacctgaatacccttttctgatacaacatgacccaagaatgcaactgaactcaaccagaaccacacttcgaaaacttagcatacaactgactatctctcaaagtctgaagaaccactctcagatgctgctcatgctcctcccggctgcgggaatagattaaaatatcatcagtgaagactatcacgaacgaatccaagtaaggcttgaatactcggttcatcaaatccataaaagctactggggcatttgtcaacccaaatgacttcaccaagaactcataatgcccgtaccgagtgcggaaagctgtcttagggacatcggatgccctaatcctcaactgatggtagccagatctcaagtcaatcttcgaaaataccttggcacccttctaatcaaacaaatcatcaattctcggaattggatacttattcttgattgtagccttgttcaactgctggtaatctatacacatcctcatcgatttGTCCTTCTTCTTAgcaaacaacaccgacgcacacaaggcgagacactaggtctaatgaagcctttatcaagcaagtcttgcaactgttccttcaattctttcaactcaggcggggccatacgatacggtggaaatagaaatgggctgagtgccaggagccaaatcaatgcagaagtcaatatccctgtcgggtggcattcccgacaggtctgaaggaaatacctcaggaaactcacaaacaacaggcacaaaatccatagaaggaacctcggcactaggatcacgaacatatgctaaataggccaaacaccccttctcgaccatgcaccgagccttcatatatgagacaacactacgggtagaatgaccaggagtccctttccactctaaacgaggtaaacccggcaaggctaaggtcacagtcttggcatgccagtccaagatagtgtggtaaggttactaatccatccccaatatgacatcaaaatcaaccaaatccagaagtaacaaatctactcgagtctcaagacccccaatcacaactatatatgaacgatggacacgatatACCATAATAGAATTatccaccggtgtagacacatatacaagtgAACTCAAAGAATAACtaagcatgaccagatacggtgcaaaataagatgacacataggagtatgtagatcctcgatcaaataaaactgaagcatctctactacaaatcagaacagtacctatgataactgtaTCAGAAGCCTCAGTCTCAGGCTTGGCTGGAAAAGCATAATaacggggttgggccccaccactctgaactacatctctaggacgacctcctattggctggcctccacctctagcggcctgagctccacctctaacacctctacctccaccttgttaatttgtatgagtccaccaaaccgTAGAGTACCTGGTCATCTACAAGATTctactgagaatgctaataaaacagtaagtaaataaggcagaggatttttacgtagaaaaatcccacacaagccatgacctacacctgtaggcttttaacttcattAACTTGTAAagaacctattacaagccactttgcaatgacttctattacaaaggatttactcaactaacttgtggtactcttaccacaagccactttgttacttcctagttacaaaggctttttctaacttgtgatgctctcaccacaagccactttgtaactctacaattacaaagacttttccttatgagtaaatctagtcacaacataaacttaaGGAGTTTACGGaattacaagaggattcctaatcaaacgcTTCTAGGTAAgtagtttaggagatacaataagtacaataacaaggttacaactcaactaggacaacaacaagctATCTTTTAGGAACTAGTCCGTAGTTGCATTCAACcttgtgaggattgatttctttgtttttgcaagaagcttgaatgagaaacaaaaaccttcaagtgatgttttgtataaaactcattgtaggtacatcttgatcacatcacttgaaatgatgtgagtactttatttggttagagaatgagtgggcgctgAAAACCACGCAGTGCGGAAGAAACAGTGCcgtcagtcacttcatttccacCTGTGTCTAATTGATTTTGTATTGCTATGAAGAAACCACaagagtatcaggtccttgtGTGGGTTCCTAGCTCTTGATTACCATTTTTGAAGGTGGCAACCTTTTGCATGTGTTCAATCATAATAGCAGGCAGACTCATAGGAGTAAAATCGTCCAGTTGCTCCATTAGGAATAGGTCAGACTTAGAAGTCACTGACCTCCTTTCAGCTCGAGGTAATAGAACTTTGTTAACCCATTCAAACAGTAGATGGTgctttcttatggatctggtcccctTTCTGGTTAGCATTGTCTTTTACCACTACATTTCTGAAGTTATACTGACACACATCTCTTACATTGGACACACCAGCTGTAGGAACTTTTAAGATCTCACCAAGCAATTTTACATCAAAGACGATGTCCACCATATTGACCAAAGCACAAACATTGTCAGTATCAACTGGAAAGAGGCTAGCAAAGAAACTTTGTACCTCCTCCTCATACACCTTAGGTGTATCAATTTGAAATAGATGCAAACCCGACCATTTCCAGAATTTGGTGCATTCCAGCCATCTCAAAGATTGCTGGGTCAAACGTATGACCCAACAGAACTTTTTGATGCCTCAGGCGCTTAGAGCCAAGGCTGACTTCACTTCTCATTTTCTTcacagaaccaggttcttcaaaaGATGCAGACTTGCGTTTCCCAAACTTCTCTCCACTGACTTTGCCTTTTCCCTTGGATTTGACTAGGAAATCCTCATCAAACATGGAAAACTCACTTACTACCTCTTTCAGCTTAGACCTAGATGTTGACCCTTTCTTTATTGAAATAGGCTTTGTCTTTTTCGAAGACCGCCTAACAAGTGAACCAGGTTCCTTTGGGGTCCCTATTCCACCTCGACTACAGGGATCGCCTCATCACTTACAGGTACACCATCTTTCAccaactttcttcttttcttattacTACTCTTCTTGCTTTTTTGAAGAGCAGAATCGTAGGACACTTTAACTTGAAGCCTGGTAGTAGGTCGTTTGATTTCAGACTCAGGGGTGGACACAATCCTCCGCTTACTTATGCATCAAGAGCCACATTATCTAGGTCTTCTTCATCACTGAATCTCATTTCAGGTGCTTGAATTTCCAGGGGCACAACATCGAATGCAGGAACATCACTATCCTAGGGATGAGAGCTCGGACCTGGGTCCTCcggagagggatcaggttcctcatgtgatGCCCCAGTAGTATCTGCTACTGCATCCCTTTCAATAGCTACAATGGCCCCTTCTTCCTCCATACTTTATGTCTCATTTTTCTGAGATGTATTCTCATGCAATACACCATCAACGGATACCACAAACACGGTTACAACATTTTTCTCTTCCTCAACCGGTGCTTCCACAACCATGAAATCAGTGGCAATGATGGCAAAACCCTTTGTGACCTCAGgattttgaccttgttctccacttagGGTTTGACTGGTGGGAACATCAAATGACAGGGAGAATAGAGCAGTAGTTTCAAGGGTTTATGAATTGGGAAGAGATTGGGAAACTGGGGAAGGTGTGACTGTAGCGGCAGGAGTAATAGAGGGTGAGGAAGGCTCAGTGAGAACGGAAGGTTCCATAGATTGATCAGTGGTACTTACAACTGAGGCAGGGAGATTGGAAGTCGTCTCAGCCATTGAAAGAAGTGGTGTGACGATCCTCCTTTTTGGGTGATTCTAGCGTAAGACTTATGGTTAAGAAGAGCAGAAGAGAGGGTTTTTAAAaggagaggataattatgaagagagaggaATAGGCACCGATTCTGAAACGGCAGCTGAGCGTGGAGAATTGCAATGTTTTAGAGGGAGATGGAACATTTTGAAATAAAGAGACGTGACAGCAGGATCTGAAAAGTTGATGACATGGCAGATGTATTTTGTACCCTTTTAAAACGTGTATTAAAGCATGCAtagaactactaacctttggtacaagaaccaggttcttgattttttttgaaaagaatcaatcctcttttatcattcaTGCACTGCATCTATCGCCTCTATGCTCATCATGTGTCacctgcaacggtattgaagtgagttagacatggTCAGAAAACACTTTGAGCCAGTTATTTCTTAAGGGTAAAAGCTAGCTAAAGAGGAATCGGGTTCTCAATTTGGCTTCAACAGCCCCAACttcactctgtttctttcaaactGTTCCCTACTTAGCGCCTTGGTAaaaatgtctgcaatttgatctcCTATGCTGCAaaacttcatacatatcaaccctttctccacattatCTCTTAGAAAATGATccctcacatcaatatgttttgtccttttgtgttgacttggattcttggccatgttgagtgcactggtgttgtcacatagaaggGGAACACTCTCAGTGAGTAGGTCCAAAGTCCTCTAGTTGCTACTTGATCCATAAAAGCTGAGCACAACAAGATGCTGCAgctacatattcagcttcagctATTGAAAAAGCCACTGGATTTTGCTTCCTTGTAccccaagagataagacatgaacctaagaagtgagccagtccagaagtgcttttcctgtccacaagataacttgcatagtctgcatcagcatacccaatcaGATTAAAACTGTCACTTGATGGATAATACAACACCAGGTCTtgtgttcctttgagatatctcagtattctttttgcagccttcaagtgagattccttaggatttgaTTGAGACCTTGCACACAGCCCCACGCTGAAAACAATATCAGGTCGACTGGCAGTGAGATAGAggagagacccaataatgcctctatatatggtttgattcacaggagatctagttt encodes the following:
- the LOC138871350 gene encoding secreted RxLR effector protein 161-like translates to MDETRSPVNQTIYRGIIGSLLYLTASRPDIVFSVGLCARSQSNPKESHLKAAKRILRYLKGTQDLVLYYPSSDSFNLIGYADADYASYLVDRKSTSGLAHFLGSCLISWGTRKQNPVAFSIAEAEYVAAASCCAQLLWINQTLSGEQGQNPEVTKGFAIIATDFMVVEAPVEEEKNVVTVFVVSVDGVLHENTSQKNET